Below is a genomic region from Sphingobacteriales bacterium.
ACAGCCGACCTGGCCATAGCCATCGCGCGTGCCTGTGATTATACAAATGTCATTGGCATTGACCTTTCTGAACAGATGCTGTCAGTCGGGGGGAAAAAAATCAGAAAATTCAGACTTGATAAACAAATCAATCTGCAGCCCGGAGATGCTGAAAAACTTCCCTTCTCAGATAATGAATTTGATGCAGTTACCGTTTCATTTGGTGTGAGAAATTTTGAACATCTGGAAAACGGACTGCTTGAACTAAAGAAGGTTCTAAAACCCGGTGGACCCTTATTGATACTGGAGTTCTCCATTCCTGAAAATCCTGTGTTTAAGACAATTTATAATGCCTATTTTAAAAATCTGGTACCTTTTTTAGGGAGCATCTTCGCCAAAAACCGATATGCCTACCGCTATTTACAGGGCTCTGTCAATGAATTTCCCTTCGGAGAAAACTTTGCCGAAATTTTACGATATTTGAATTTTAAAAATGTTCAATTTCAAACGTTATCTTGGGGAATTTGCACATTATATCGAGGAATAAAATAGCCTTTTGCCTCATACTGGCTTTTGGTATTCCCATGTTATCCCATTCGCAAACCCGGAACCTCGAGCGTTTTGACTATGGCCGGAAAATCCATTTTGGCTTTACACTTGGCACCAACATTTCCAATTTCAAATATGAGTTTTCTCCAAAATTCTATGAAAACAAGGATTTATTAACCATTAAAGTTCATCAGTATCCCGGTATCACCCTCGCAGCCATTTCTGACCTTCATTTCGGTGAATTTTTTGACCTGAGGGGATTACCTTCTCTTGTACTGGCGGAAAGGCGTATTACCTATAATTTTGTTCAAAACAACTCTGTTACCAAAAGTGTCGAATCTGTCTTTTTTGAATTTCCTTTATTGGTGAAATTCAAATCACTCCGGCACGAAAATCTGCGTTTCTACGTCATC
It encodes:
- the ubiE gene encoding bifunctional demethylmenaquinone methyltransferase/2-methoxy-6-polyprenyl-1,4-benzoquinol methylase UbiE, with translation MFDNISGRYDFLDHFLSFSLDYRWRKKLVRELDKYHPEKVLDVATGTADLAIAIARACDYTNVIGIDLSEQMLSVGGKKIRKFRLDKQINLQPGDAEKLPFSDNEFDAVTVSFGVRNFEHLENGLLELKKVLKPGGPLLILEFSIPENPVFKTIYNAYFKNLVPFLGSIFAKNRYAYRYLQGSVNEFPFGENFAEILRYLNFKNVQFQTLSWGICTLYRGIK
- a CDS encoding PorT family protein, whose translation is MHIISRNKIAFCLILAFGIPMLSHSQTRNLERFDYGRKIHFGFTLGTNISNFKYEFSPKFYENKDLLTIKVHQYPGITLAAISDLHFGEFFDLRGLPSLVLAERRITYNFVQNNSVTKSVESVFFEFPLLVKFKSLRHENLRFYVIGGGKFSYDFSSDAKAMRDPDNPIVAIKPVSLAYEFGCGLDMYFYFFKFSPEIKMSKGINNILDPYDDVYSNIFKKLFSNFIFISFHFEG